The DNA segment ATTTCGGAATTAGGTGTTGGTGTTCTGTGCTGGGAGTTGAGGTTAGGTTAGGATCAGAAATTATAGTGAATTGGGGAAATTAATCGAAAATCTACGAATGACGTTTGACGTTTGTCCGAGAAACCGCTACTAGCCGTTCTTTCGGCAGCCCTAACTTCTGCTACCAGtggatttatttattgcacCAACAGAACGCATTGACAAaacttgcattttttttaaatgtaacagTACCTACATACTCctcttatttacaaaattttaatattctcaATCAGATGTTTCAATgagaaatgaaataatcgaATTGCGACATTCTGTACTGCCATAGGTTTGGTTTTTGACGGATTTTAAATGATGCTTTaaccagtttacagaagcgaaattaagttaatcgtaatcaaatgcgagattaactgcacacgtgatcagattgaaccaatcgaagtttcggatttatgagttaatcgcgcattaaaatttaattctctttctattaaCTGGCCCTAAACCTATTAAACCatttaattctttaaaaaaataagcttTTTAATGATGCCCCATTTAACCCATGTTCCCATTTAAGCAAAATCAAGTTGgctttgtattttgaaaatgtatggatattttgtttttaatttgataagtaacgtgcgatcgaataaaaaaaatcgagttacctggattgtgctattctgatgctttgattggttcaaaccaccattttcgcctactcagatttttttttcgatcgcacggtacctAGCTTTCAATGAGTCGTagtgcatttaaaatttcacggTTATTGCGTTAACCATTTTAGCAGGACGAACCCGGTCCCATACATAATCGCAACCCTGTATACcacttttcacgttatgtataTATCTcgggaaacgaacacgaaaaatttataataaccttgTAGCTTGTTTCCTTGGTCCTTCCCAGTTTACACCCAATGGGTGTCATTGCTGCTTAGGTTGCAACGACTTCTACCACAACCGTAGCAAAATTCGTACCTTTTAAAGTGTAGGTACTTCATCGCAACTGTTTATCCCTTTGTTTCGTGAAGTGCAATCTTTAACAGCCCATTGTGGATATTTTTCACTTGCTACAAAATATGCAATCAAAGATgttgaaataaaaagaaagaaGTTTATACGAGGAACGTAAAGGCTAATACAAGCGTAATTTTCGTCCTCTCCGCATCTTTTCACTGTAAGGCCAGCTGGTTTGTAACAGTCTTCCTGCCTACAATAGTAACATTTCCTCACAGCGTCGACCACTAAACCTGagttttaattaatgtttttaaataattgtgacAAAATTATTAAGCGACTCACCGTAAATTGTAATGCACATTATAAAAATGAGATAAACAGGGatcttcatatttttttctgcgAAAAAAAAGAGGAaagtgtatttttttcaatgtatatttttacataattatcaGCTAGATGTGTATTTTATACgttgtattttcaattgcCAAAAGGAGCAAAATTTTACGACTTTTAGtaaagttttatttatgtccCGCCCATTATGGTTATTTACCAAGTGGGGTAGGGCTTAAATGACAGATGTTCCTGAACTATTAACTAGTTGATACAAAATGTAGTTTTTAACTTTAActaggtaggtaggtacataCTTACCACTAATTGAACTGTTCCTCACAATTTGGATTTTGGTATAGGTACTGAATTCTTCATGTTTTTGTCAACCCTTTTATACTGTTTTTTAATGGTTTTATAATCCTTGAAATATCAAAACAATGAATATTTACGAATGAGTCTTTTGTATTCGGctaaagttgaaaaaaaacaaattctgttTTTTCGAGTCACGTTTAATCGCATCCAAAGGTCATTGTGACTGATAAAACCCCAATAAACCGTTCAGACGGCTATTTTTTATAGCGGCGAGTGACGTGGATGTTTTTGTACGGGTTGCTTGTGGTCTTGTTATATCATTCgagtttactttttattttattttttccaggtCCCGTCGACAATCGCCGACGAAAAACAAACCAATCCCTTCATGCGCGTGATCCATAATTCTGTACAGAAGCACGCCAAATGTAACAACTCCATTGATACTATGCAGTCCATTCGCAAGGAGAAAGACTCATTCAAGGGTtaggtatttttaataaaaacatatattgcgttaaatttattgttaacaATATGATATTCGtagtcttttattttttcatgttaTATTCTGATAATTCCGCAGCGTATTTTTCTTTGGATCTCTCGTACATGTCCACATAAATCTGGAACCAGTGCAATTACACAATTGGGCAAATGACAAATGACAATTGTTTGTACCTTTTTATCAGATCCTGAAAGAGATTTCCATTTTATAGCCAACTGTCTGGTCAATTCTTGTTTGGTCAACTCAGCCTCTCCAGGTTTCAGCTCTGCATTTAACTGTTCCATGAGAATCTGTCTTTGTTCTTgacaaaattggaaaaacggGTTTGACGGTCGTTTTGGCGCTTTAGGATCTTTCTCTGTCCTTGCATTTTTTCGTTTGGTTGGCCGTTTACTGGGTTTAGGTTTTTCTActtctgtttaaaaaaattataataaataaaaaacccTATTAAAACCTAAAAACTCACGTTCATCAGCTTTTTCTTCTTTAATCTTGTCCTTTAACATTAAATACGCCACTGACTTGGTTTCCTCTTCCTCTTTGACAATGTCCAAGTTAGGAATCACAGCCCAATCTTCTCCATAATTGTTGTGGAGtctctttttgaaaaatttaacttcTTTTTGTCTCCGTTTCACAATTTTGTTTACTTCCTGAATcctaaaattcgaaatttaccAAAAGTTTTCACTTTTACGATCCTAAcctaaaaactaaaatttcgTTCGATTTTTGTAACTGGGCACATTCATCCAAGAGGAGcttgtattttttgtaatatataTCGTTTTCATAACTGTCTGCGTAGACTGCGTCATTTTCAGACTCGTCCGACATCATTTTTCACTTACgatatgttttatttacaaataatcGTAGGTTATGTGACAATTGACAACTCAGTTCCGTTTTGACATCAACAGTGGCGCCAAACTAAAATATCGCAAAAGAAAAATGCCGAATTTGccaaacaatatttatttatttcctaatttgataatttaattcttttacTCGGAGGTTCTTCTGGTTCTGTATTATCTTTATGGTGAATTCCATGCTTAACAAAGCGTCCAGCTACTGCTTTGTCTATTCTTGGCCTAATTGTTTGTCGTTCATGAGCCTGAAATTACACAATCAAACTAATAcaacacaaaaacaaataaacttACTTCTTTTGCTTTAACCATGTACTGTTTGACTCTATTGAGTTGATTTTTTATATCACTTTGGTTAGGATCTTGCCCTTTTGTTTTCATGTACAGCCAAAATAACGTGTTTAGAGTATATGCCATAAACAAGTCGAAATCTACTTTTTCTTTGGTGGTAAGTTGTTTATACACTTCTAAATTTGACGATAGCTCCACGAATTTACCGATTTTTTCGATACTATTATGAAAGTTCTGAAGCTTCTCTTGGATGGGTTTGTCTTCACTCAAGTCACCGAAATCCATTGCGATAAATAATTAACTTAACTTAACTTggactttattttaaaacgcACTGTAATTCATAGACCAAATATATATTTGGTCTATGCTGTAATTACTAACCTCAAACTTCAACCATGTAACTATGTACAGGACACGATCGTAGTACCACTCTACATCAAACAAATTTACTGTTGAGGTATCGAATTGTTTTTATACGAACAGAGTGCTAGTTGaatgattttatttaactTACGGTCTATCGATATTAATACAGTAAAGATATTAAAAACTATTAGTTAACGAACGGTcccaaattaaaatgattaaacGGATTAGATTGTTTTAAGATGGGACTTGATCGCGTTAGAGACCTATGTGTCATAATATCTAAAGGCATTAATTTATTGACGGGGAAACACTATTTACAGAAACAAAATTGGATAATACGCTATTAGTGACCTTGAAATCTATACAATAACGAAAAATGCATACTGAGAAGGTAACTGTtacacttaaaattaaatactgACAAAGGAAAAATTGTACTACTGAAATGAAGGGTGACCTTATTCGACACAGCGGATAGAaagttataataaaaaataaattaaaaatactccATCTATTGAGTTATTTGTTTTCATCAATAAAGGAAACAACTCGAACTTTGAATCACAGCTATGCTTATAATTCAAATGGATGCGGACATATCGGACAGCTTGCGCGAGAAGTAttgatttagtttttttttaatgtcataaGAATTGTGACGCA comes from the Tenebrio molitor chromosome 9, icTenMoli1.1, whole genome shotgun sequence genome and includes:
- the LOC138139431 gene encoding uncharacterized protein isoform X1 produces the protein MMSDESENDAVYADSYENDIYYKKYKLLLDECAQLQKSNEILVFRIQEVNKIVKRRQKEVKFFKKRLHNNYGEDWAVIPNLDIVKEEEETKSVAYLMLKDKIKEEKADEQVEKPKPSKRPTKRKNARTEKDPKAPKRPSNPFFQFCQEQRQILMEQLNAELKPGEAELTKQELTRQLAIKWKSLSGSDKKIYVDMYERSKEKYAAELSEYNMKK
- the LOC138139431 gene encoding uncharacterized protein isoform X2, yielding MMSDESENDAVYADSYENDIYYKKYKLLLDECAQLQKSNEILVFRIQEVNKIVKRRQKEVKFFKKRLHNNYGEDWAVIPNLDIVKEEEETKSVAYLMLKDKIKEEKADELEKPKPSKRPTKRKNARTEKDPKAPKRPSNPFFQFCQEQRQILMEQLNAELKPGEAELTKQELTRQLAIKWKSLSGSDKKIYVDMYERSKEKYAAELSEYNMKK